The DNA region GGCCAGCCGGATTCGATTCTCAAGGTTTCGTAAGCGTCTTCTCCCATCGGTTTCAGACCCACTCGACGACCCGAGTCAATTAAATGATCCCACAGTCCGCTCAAAGCATTCCCTTCGGTTATCAAATTAAAGCCCCTAAAACCGAGTTCATCTGTCCGGGAGATTTGCACCATATGATTGCTCCAATCGATTTCTTTGAAGTGACATTCCAAAAGGTCATCAAATTTAACGTCGAACAGCTTGCTTAAAAATTCCAACGACTTTGGACCAAAAATTGAGATCACTCCCCTATTCGAAAGAATTTCAGTTTTCGCATCTTCGATAAAAATATATTTTTCGATCCAGTCAGTTATTTTTTTTGCGTTGCCTGAGGTTATGAGCAGGCGCATTTCGTTCTCAAATTTAAATAGCATCACCCGGTCGACAATGCGGCCTTTTTCGTTGGTAAAAATATTGAACTGGCCTTCGCCCGGTTTCAGGGTGCGCACCTCGTTGGTGGACAGGCGATGCAGTAAATCAACGTGGTCGTTTCCAAAAATTCTTATTTGCCCGAAATAAGAACGGTCCATCAAAACCACGCCCTTTTTTGCGGCAGAGTATTCTTCTTTCACCGAGGTGTAAAAATTGGGGAGCTGCCAATTGTGGAAGTCCCCGAATTCTGCTCCTAAAGATTTTTGCTTTTCAAAAAGAATGGAGGTTTGCATGGCAGCGCTTTCTGATTAAGGCCGGATGGCGTATTTAATGCCCTTACCCTCGAGGAGCAAATCGAAGGCTTTACGGAGGTCGTTTAAAGGATATTTAGCCGTAATGAGCTTGCTGACTTC from candidate division KSB1 bacterium includes:
- a CDS encoding aminomethyl transferase family protein, translating into MQTSILFEKQKSLGAEFGDFHNWQLPNFYTSVKEEYSAAKKGVVLMDRSYFGQIRIFGNDHVDLLHRLSTNEVRTLKPGEGQFNIFTNEKGRIVDRVMLFKFENEMRLLITSGNAKKITDWIEKYIFIEDAKTEILSNRGVISIFGPKSLEFLSKLFDVKFDDLLECHFKEIDWSNHMVQISRTDELGFRGFNLITEGNALSGLWDHLIDSGRRVGLKPMGEDAYETLRIESGWPVYSKDFDEEINPHETNMLPYVNFDKGCYIGQEVVARLDTYEKVQKHLMGIVLEDDTQPNEKDPIFMDDREVGYITSVTYSFDLNKKIALGYVRTKFIEEGAKVQIRSSEKEISGRLVKLPFKI